A window from Branchiostoma lanceolatum isolate klBraLanc5 chromosome 9, klBraLanc5.hap2, whole genome shotgun sequence encodes these proteins:
- the LOC136441413 gene encoding zinc finger protein 678-like produces the protein MDARGEGLHHAEQWNENDKGHIHADKEPSMCETRTEKPYLCENCDKSFSRLGDLKRHMRIHTGEKPYRCEKCNTQFSKLGSLKRHIRNHTGEKPYRCEECSRQFGRLSHLKRHMIIHTGEKRYRCEECSKQFGQLGDLKRHIRTHTGEKPYRCDQCNKQFSELGGLKIHMRTHTGERPYRCEECSKQFSNLGNLTSHMRTHTGDKPYRCEECRKQFSHLCNLKNHMKTHTGDKPYRVQQAF, from the coding sequence ATGGATGCACGTGGAGAGGGCCTTCATCATGCCGAACAGTGGAACGAGAATGACAAGGGCCATATACACGCCGATAAGGAACCATCTATGTGCGAGACACGGACTGAGAAACCGTACCTGTGCGAAAATTGCGATAAAAGCTTCAGTCGGCTTGgtgatctgaagagacacatgagaatccacactggtgagaaaccttacaggtgtgagaaGTGTAACACACAGTTCAGTAAGCTTGGTTCCCTGAAGAGACATATCAGGaatcacactggagagaaaccatacaggtgtgaggagtgcagcaggcagttcggTCGACTGAGTCATCTAAAAAGACACATGATAATTCACACCGGAGAGAAAcggtacagatgtgaggagtgcagcaaacagttcggTCAGCTGGGCGATCTGAAGAGGCATATAaggactcacactggagagaaaccgtaTAGATGTGATCAGTGTAACaaacagttcagtgagctgggtggTCTAAAGATCCACATGAGGACCCACACTGGAGAGAGAccttacagatgtgaggagtgcagcaagcagttcagtaacCTGGGTAATCTGACGAGTCACATGAGAACTCACACGGGAGataaaccctacagatgtgaggagtgcagaaAGCAGTTTAGCCATCTTTGTAATCTGAAGAACCAtatgaaaactcacactggagatAAACCCTACAGAGTGCAGCAGGCATTTTAG